The following proteins are encoded in a genomic region of Vibrio sinaloensis:
- a CDS encoding glyceraldehyde-3-phosphate dehydrogenase — MNSSTSTWSTLTKLSLALALCSASYTSNAGLLDQFSDPQDGRMDASQFILDNATGFLPMPIMVTDPAVGVGGGGALLFFHESEQRKQARLAGEEVANIPSSVSGLVGLATDNGTKVYGGFHSGNWFDDKVRYLGGLFKADVNLKYNLVDSANVEVNSDAVYFFQDIDVRLGESNFFAGASYTYMATKNSMPLVDHLVGEPVPQELSDSDIAFKLTYDNRDHQFAPNVGTKAGVKVNYHSVNVHDGASSGDDKYTKYHGYVHNYRRLSDKWGLALRGDVKRVEGDYTFYARPFVDLRGIAAMSIQASNTAVAEVEVSYDIDDRWTVLGFTGAGAAFENDTQAEDLKWHQAGGAGFRYLIARQLGLTTGLDVATGPKETAVYIQFGGAW, encoded by the coding sequence ATGAACTCATCTACATCTACATGGTCAACACTGACCAAACTCAGCTTGGCTCTGGCGTTGTGCAGCGCCTCGTACACCTCTAACGCTGGGCTACTTGACCAATTTAGCGATCCGCAAGATGGCCGAATGGATGCCAGTCAATTTATTCTCGACAACGCGACCGGTTTTTTGCCAATGCCAATCATGGTTACAGATCCTGCCGTTGGCGTTGGTGGCGGCGGTGCACTGCTGTTCTTCCATGAATCGGAGCAACGTAAACAAGCGCGTTTAGCCGGTGAAGAGGTGGCCAACATTCCGTCAAGTGTCTCTGGCTTAGTTGGGCTCGCCACCGACAATGGCACTAAAGTGTACGGTGGTTTTCACTCTGGCAACTGGTTTGACGACAAGGTTCGTTACCTGGGTGGGTTGTTTAAAGCCGACGTCAACCTTAAATATAACTTGGTCGACTCGGCGAATGTCGAGGTGAACTCCGATGCGGTGTACTTTTTTCAAGATATCGACGTCAGACTCGGTGAAAGTAACTTTTTTGCTGGAGCGAGCTATACCTATATGGCGACCAAAAATAGCATGCCATTGGTTGATCACCTCGTTGGTGAACCTGTGCCACAAGAGCTCTCTGACAGCGATATCGCCTTTAAGCTGACTTACGATAATCGTGACCATCAGTTTGCGCCCAATGTCGGTACCAAAGCCGGAGTGAAGGTCAATTACCACTCAGTCAACGTGCACGATGGTGCGAGTAGCGGCGATGACAAATACACCAAGTATCACGGCTATGTACACAATTATCGCCGCCTATCAGACAAGTGGGGGCTAGCTCTGCGCGGCGATGTTAAACGTGTTGAAGGCGACTACACCTTTTATGCCCGTCCGTTTGTAGATTTAAGAGGGATAGCCGCCATGTCCATTCAGGCCAGCAATACTGCCGTAGCCGAAGTTGAGGTCAGTTACGATATTGATGACCGCTGGACGGTACTTGGCTTTACCGGTGCCGGTGCGGCGTTTGAGAATGACACCCAAGCTGAAGATCTAAAATGGCATCAAGCAGGTGGCGCAGGTTTTCGTTACTTAATTGCTCGCCAATTAGGCTTAACTACTGGCCTCGATGTCGCCACTGGACCAAAAGAGACCGCGGTGTATATTCAGTTCGGCGGCGCTTGGTAA
- a CDS encoding phosphatase PAP2 family protein, with translation MKKSILCSAILASLLSVSAQAQDFNAINKSVDDDIVEAGDVLVIAIPATGLLASWIYDDFEGAKQLTFSVIAAQTITEITKNTVGRYRPNSDIAGASYKSFPSGHAAGAFSGAAFLHSRYGAAWGLPAYAGATFVAASRVHGNRHYADDVLAGASIGFLVNQFFVSPYTNDGVAFSAAPNGDGGLTLGVSISDKALQYDQGRERGTGALKKERRQRFQLDVGFNTTDSLRELGAQDLMPNSQLVDDHQPFSAVTYEYQLDDDSSFDIQLMPSETRRFGTASGNFSVDNKVYNDGSDVYIAFKQWSVGGSYYQHYQVNDDLKLSAGAGLYGYLVELEADYLRGGQYAKEGGIELMPSLTGKISYQLIGGLSAFATGQYQFAGSNNVSYAEAGLNYALNDEWDFGLKYATSRSDWRSVSAKYHSDSVVLSFANRF, from the coding sequence ATGAAAAAATCGATACTTTGCTCTGCTATTCTCGCCTCGCTGCTCAGTGTTTCAGCACAGGCACAAGATTTCAACGCGATCAACAAATCGGTCGACGACGACATTGTTGAAGCGGGTGATGTCTTAGTCATTGCTATCCCAGCCACAGGTTTGCTCGCCTCTTGGATTTATGACGATTTTGAAGGCGCCAAACAATTAACCTTTTCGGTCATTGCCGCGCAAACCATTACCGAGATAACCAAAAATACCGTTGGTCGTTATCGTCCCAACTCAGACATAGCGGGCGCGAGTTACAAGTCGTTCCCGTCTGGCCACGCAGCCGGGGCCTTCTCTGGTGCCGCCTTCTTGCACAGTCGCTACGGCGCAGCGTGGGGGCTCCCAGCTTATGCTGGCGCGACCTTTGTCGCGGCAAGCCGGGTACATGGTAACCGTCACTATGCTGACGATGTCCTAGCGGGCGCCAGTATTGGCTTTTTAGTCAATCAATTTTTCGTCAGCCCTTATACCAATGATGGCGTGGCTTTCTCGGCAGCGCCAAATGGCGATGGAGGCCTAACCTTAGGGGTTTCTATCAGCGACAAAGCCTTGCAGTACGACCAAGGGCGCGAGCGTGGTACGGGTGCACTGAAGAAAGAGCGCCGTCAGCGTTTCCAGCTTGACGTCGGCTTTAACACCACCGATTCATTGCGTGAACTTGGCGCGCAAGATTTGATGCCTAACTCACAGTTAGTCGATGACCACCAGCCGTTCTCTGCCGTCACTTACGAGTATCAACTGGACGACGACAGCTCATTTGATATCCAACTGATGCCAAGTGAGACACGTCGCTTTGGTACAGCGAGTGGCAATTTCAGCGTTGACAACAAAGTCTACAACGATGGCTCTGATGTTTACATTGCCTTCAAACAATGGAGTGTCGGTGGTTCGTACTACCAACACTATCAAGTTAACGACGATCTCAAGCTTTCAGCCGGGGCTGGCCTATACGGCTATTTAGTCGAGCTTGAGGCGGATTATTTGCGCGGTGGCCAATATGCCAAAGAGGGCGGTATCGAACTGATGCCATCTTTGACCGGTAAAATCAGCTATCAGTTGATTGGCGGGCTGTCTGCATTCGCCACTGGGCAATACCAATTTGCCGGCAGCAACAATGTCTCCTACGCCGAGGCGGGCCTAAATTATGCCCTAAACGACGAGTGGGATTTTGGCCTTAAGTACGCGACATCACGCAGCGATTGGCGCAGTGTGTCGGCCAAGTATCATTCAGACTCAGTGGTGCTGAGCTTCGCCAACCGTTTTTAA